The Indicator indicator isolate 239-I01 chromosome 22, UM_Iind_1.1, whole genome shotgun sequence genome includes a window with the following:
- the MYO15A gene encoding unconventional myosin-XV, with protein MVRFKQVGKKRKEAATSSPPSKPSLLLRRGGQAAENGESLFRRRPERKFKPRAQVLSKAAAATGWLARKVLSRRGRLTGGGRATDAAWLSRIGARKLPFPAEDEILRHRANMKHIPVSSRLSAPSTVRQSQKRQGSMARRPSHHSSQRAPAELPAPRYGWAEQDGAYSRRDGAYGSRRGYTKKEDGAYSPRHGYAEEDGSYGPWHGYAEEEDGDYGPQNGYSEEEEGYIQTPAYSAGYGFEDTGLTPYTDYPGYETEEDYGFYGGGWEEDDSPEHPYGYMDQEDEGPLGNRSSLALYDPYSSDPEYTEEAARPFGYGGDPYEDFEEPLAGEYLGDEYPEHRIQYSEGGWAPHAQSSCNPYALGLEEITEAEEPEEWEEEVEEEREYPFSILNTSSLRGMQETLSSKLSLNRKFRLFPRPQVKLFGRDRLDVPLLPSPHLPAAHDEDDYDEYEPPPAAAAPSPTASPGRRVAAARAFGSPLGQFLQRSLSQPPSRSLRTPQPSYRRSGRDPQPRASPAKDPSPPPRQPSLRNPFANPGHSPSPQPARQRPGSMRGEGLQRSPSLGASFQRFTPAPPNPAPAAPRSGGPAGRRLGVLTSGSGRPFSPRPSRRSSPPGLPLPQAWPRLPEPPTKAVKPLQRNPFLTPTSRPGSRRFGRAGPSWDEELPPWQGSSRGPTGVPPPPSSAPGTPKTFIQRIGKPLAGMIPHSPAARPSPAETGGRSPSLRRSVGKSLASLIVGSMASAKAPPSSPPTRHPSTRSPSSPTRPSLRDGSTRRPSSPPAGRRGWADPGRPILSSIQRGNRSPSAQRRAAFPAPHSRAPGSPAAPRPSIRALGPLEAMEGDGVAGEEGAGRYAVVTPQVQRLGSFRRASRMYKQHWSKQHVVRVREMPDTWTTEQGLLRQPTQRGSRRWASQRGVDISRYLCQRSPAGSGWRDRHPWADRYLGTKEPWRSKMQSLCSLPIMRYHEPKEEDGLEDMTQLEDLQEAAVLSNIRMRFERQLIYTYIGSILVSVNPYRLYNIYGTEQVLQYESRALGENPPHLFAIASVAYSKVLDAKHNQCIVISGESGSGKTEATKLILRFLAAVSQKRSSAPQIEILEATPLLESFGNAKTVRNDNSSRFGKFVEIFLDDGLICGAITSQYLLEKSRVVFQAKTERNYHIFYEMLAGLPAQQRQRYCLQGAETYYYLNQGGNCEIPGKDDAEDFHRLLNTMEVLSFSVEEQNSIFRILSSVLHLGNVYFEKYETDCQEIATVVSASEILTVAELLQVSPEGLQKAITFKVTETQREKIFTPLTVESAVDARDAIAKTLYSLLFGWLTDRVNKLVYPRQEALSIAILDIYGFEDLSFNSFEQLCINYANEYLQFFFNKIVFQEEQEEYIREQIEWKEIPFSDNQPCIDLISQKPYGILRILDDQSCFPQATDHTFLQKCHYHHGTNPLYTKPKMPLPEFTIKHYAGKVTYQVHKFLDKNYDQVRQDVLDLFLSSRTKVVANLFFGHAQVLARQRSLVRRSSTRTRRYKAPTVAARFQQSLLELVEKMERCNPFFVRCIKPNNKKEPGLFEADLVSSQLRYSGILETIRIRKEGFPIRIPFLVFIDRYRCLVDMWSSIIPNGANCVEMLRNLCAVDPSMYYVGVTKLFLKEQLYQALEGKRSRAHHLAALTLQRYARTFFIKRRFRSLRRKIVLLQTRARGYLARQRYRRMRRTLIKFRSLVHIYVNRRRYLKRKEDARRQAEEEKERVKQELTRREVVDVTHLEIPAELMGLLEAAVASRGVNDGCVVLVPPPALIPDSQLTLPLDINDYSMAKYVRVHFQEPAFGMLTAPLTAPLTRLDEDLCHEALSVFQLILRFMGDPGLGGAQETLFGNYIVQKGLSVPGLRDELLAQAANQVWRNTNVNNEERGWLLLAACLSAFSPSAAFDKYLLKFVSDYAFAGYKPVCQRKLMQAMARSQLGTAAARTFPPSLLEWTANRRQASMALDLHCFNGDQFSCPVHSWSTGEDLAGDVLKHRGLVEGWRGWSVAMKAGAQWAELAGHDYVLDLISDLELLRGFPKQKSCFLVAWEGAGRHSRDSRAMLGHGFDLDEVPPPPAVKAPTLPSTEPYHPHEGEFGEPRSQKGLDRYLDSLFDPVLSYGNGELEKPAAISQRMKGGGGVGGGDSGGDTQQSGPPVPANTRQPRGADPATSLQPPQSLGRAAEGAPARPAQPRPYSRKAAPMGRRWPGEPVRNSRLNSEHFPRPTHDIRNIIRQCQPAPRGSQPPSKLFGKKLDPHEEAMQILKEQLSAAQVPAAGGPRELVATVKPVTSSRYQLRAPPGRLAAMRPPVSVSRELPSEGQQVQTQLHRSCSEDFYSYHNVPWRIYIRKEVFYPKDSINNPLLLDLIFRQIFSDTLSDTCIRISQEERLRLKSLFAENKLDSFSPVATESVKREIITAARDGCEVYFSRLFPATGSVGTGVQILAVSHTGVKLLRLVKGTNVPGEQLRVLRAYSYAEVLFVTTPSRNMLEFNLCSEKLILFSPKAPQVKAMVDHFITELRKDSQYVVAVRNYSPEDRRQLSFHKGDIIHLQPLKNPERDHYYGCVVRKKVMYLEELKSGTQDFGWKFGAIHGRSGLFPTEFVQPVAAPDFVHLPAEKKEEPRDKQGKVAASAAVAVAVASTAVAQELDRKTEVSPSSTTFTEAPEGEQLAAGAGTCPMLAFAQQYFRVAQHGTMDSCGTKDNVLEMLTFTKIPIQESLIEFMDGGISKLATEAFQAVMKFMGDYPPRGHTDLDTICTILKLCAEHEVLRDELYCQVIKQITNNTSSKPDSCQKGWRLLYILAAYYKCSEVLRPFLLTFLQNASSHPELPFQGIAKACEQNLRKTFQFGGRNLFPSSMELRAMVAGRSAKRQLFLLPGGIERHLKIKTCSVALDVIEELCCEMGLQQPEALDEYILFVVTERGQSVRPLTRREYVLDVAAETERRDSNYTFWCRRVVWSQPLKFDNELYVTVHYNQVLPDYLKGLFTVLPPARPAEQHFPHVAKLAALQHRAKDHHHIPTTREMQDYIPPQLFRLLKAQSWLHMVTQHMQQTQALSAHQARAQFLGLLSAYPMFGSSFFYIQSCSNNAIVSPCILAVNQNGLNFLSKETHEPIAKFSLKEIQSTRTQRPTAGSSSPYVEITLGDLLAQSITQLQLEQGLELCRVVAAHMEMLLGAREKRLTLPPSEITLL; from the exons ATGGTTCGCTTCAAGCAGGTGGGCAAGAAGCggaaggaggcagccaccaGCTCCCCACCATCGAAGCCATCCTTGCTGCTGCGGCGGGGCGGGCAGGCGGCCGAGAACGGCGAATCCCTCTTCCGCCGGCGCCCGGAGAGGAAATTCAAGCCACGGGCACAGGTGCTGAGCAAGGCGGCTGCCGCCACAGGCTGGCTGGCCAGGAAGGTGCTCTCCCGGCGTGGGCGGCTGACCGGAGGAGGCCGGGCGACTGACGCGGCCTGGCTCTCCCGTATTGGTGCCAGGAAGCTGCCATTCCCTGCGGAAGACGAGATCCTCAGGCACCGGGCCAACATGAAGCATATCCCTGTCAGCAGCAGGCTCTCGGCCCCCAGCACCGTGCGGCAGAGCCAGAAGAGGCAGGGCAGCATGGCGCGGCGTCCGTcccaccacagctcccagcGAGCCCCAGCGGAGCTGCCGGCGCCACGCTACGGCTGGGCCGAGCAGGATGGAGCTTACAGCCGCCGGGATGGAGCCTATGGCTCCCGCCGTGGGTACACCAAGAAGGAAGATGGAGCCTACAGCCCCCGACATGGCTATGCTGAAGAAGACGGATCCTACGGCCCATGGCATGGCTATGccgaggaggaggatggagactatGGCCCTCAAAATGGCTactctgaggaggaggaaggctaCATCCAAACTCCAGCCTACTCAGCAGGGTATGGCTTCGAGGACACTGGGCTGACCCCCTACACTGACTACCCCGGCTATGAAACAGAGGAGGATTATGGCTTCTATGGGGGAGGCTGGGAGGAAGATGACTCCCCAGAGCACCCCTATGGCTACATGGACCAAGAAGACGAGGGACCGCTTGGCAACAGGTCCTCCCTTGCCCTCTACGACCCTTATAGCAGTGACCCGGAGTACACTGAGGAGGCAGCGAGGCCCTTTGGCTATGGGGGGGACCCCTATGAGGACTTTGAGGAACCCCTTGCTGGGGAGTACCTGGGGGACGAGTACCCTGAGCATCGCATCCAGTACAGCGAGGGGGGGTGGGCACCACACGCCCAGTCCTCCTGCAACCCCTATGCCCTGGGCCTGGAGGAGATCACTGAGGCTGAGGAGCCTGAGGagtgggaggaagaggtggaggaggagcgAGAGTATCCTTTTTCCATCCTCAATACCTCCTCACTCCGGGGCATGCAGGAGACGCTTTCCTCCAAGCTCTCCCTCAACAGGAAATTCAGGCTCTTCCCCCGACCCCAGGTTAAGCTTTTTGGCAGAGACCGCCTGGATGTCCCCCTCCTGCCGTCTCCCCACCTGCCCGCTGCTCATGACGAGGATGATTACGATGAGTATGAGCCACCACCGGcggcagcagcccccagccccacagcatcCCCAGGACGCCGGGTTGCGGCAGCGCGGGCGTTTGGGAGCCCTTTGGGGCAATTCCTTCAGCGGTCCCTCTCGCAGCCCCCCAGCCGCTCCCTACGCACCCCCCAGCCCTCTTACAGACGCTCTGGCCGCGACCCCCAGCCAAGAGCATCTCCAGCCAAGGACCCCTCTCCACCTCCCCGGCAACCATCGCTTCGTAATCCCTTCGCCAACCCTGGCCACTCCCCGTCACCGCAGCCAGCCCGGCAGCGCCCCGGCAGCATGCGGGGCGAGGGGCTGCAGCGATCTCCCTCCCTCGGGGCCAGCTTCCAGCGGTTTACCCCCGCGCCCCCCAACCCTGCACCGGCTGCCCCCCGCTCGGGGGGGCCGGCGGGGAGGCGTTTAGGGGTGCTCACATCAGGGTCAGGGAGACCTTTTTCTCCTCGGCCATCACGGCGGAGCAGCCCCCCCGGGCTGCCACTCCCCCAGGCCTGGCCCCGGCTTCCCGAGCCCCCCACCAAGGCAGTGAAGCCGTTACAGAGGAACCCCTTCCTGACACCGACGTCGCGCCCTGGCAGCCGTCGCTTTGGCCGCGCTGGCCCTTCGTGGGATGAGGAGCTGCCCCCCTGGCAGGGTTCCTCGCGGGGTCCCACTGGAGTGCCCCCTCCACCCAGCTCCGCTCCTGGCACGCCCAAAACCTTCATCCAGCGCATCGGGAAGCCCCTTGCTGGGATGATCCCGCACTCTCCCGCGGCGAGGCCATCTCCAGCCGAAACAGGGGGTCGTAGCCCTTCCCTGAGGCGTTCCGTGGGGAAATCCTTGGCTTCGCTGATTGTGGGGAGCATGGCCTCTGCCAAAGCCCCCCCATCCTCACCACCCACCCGCCACCCCTCTACCCGCTCGCCCTCCTCCCCCACACGCCCATCCCTACGGGACGGGAGCACCCGCAGACCGTCGAGCCCACCGGCGGGGCGCCGGGGCTGGGCTGACCCCGGGCGCCCCATCCTCTCCTCAATCCAACGCGGCAACCGGAGCCCTTCAGCGCAGCGCCGTGCCGCTTtcccagcaccccacagccgAGCCCCCGGGTCTCCAGCTGCCCCCCGCCCCAGCATTCGTGCCTTGGGTCCTTTGGAGGCCATGGAGGGTGATGGGGTGGCCGGGGAGGAGGGCGCGGGACGCTACGCGGTGGTGACGCCGCAGGTGCAGAGGTTGGGCTCCTTCCGGAGGGCGTCCCGCATGTACAAGCAGCACTGGTCCAAGCAGCACGTCGTGCGGGTGCGGGAGATGCCCGACACCTGGACGACCGAGCAGGGTCTTCTCCGGCAGCCCACCCAGCGTGGCAGCCGGCGGTGGGCGAGCCAGAGAGGAGTCGACATCAGCCGATACTTGTGCCAGCGCTCGCCGGCGGGCAGTGGCTGGCGGGACAGGCACCCCTGGGCGGACAGGTACCTGGGCACCAAAGAGCCCTGGCGCAGCAAG ATGCAGTCATTGTGCAGCCTGCCCATCATGCGGTACCACGAACCAAAAGAAGAGGATGGGCTGGAGGACATGACCCAGCTGGA GGACCTCCAGGAGGCTGCGGTGCTGAGCAACATCCGGATGCGATTCGAGCGGCAGCTCATCTAT ACCTACATCGGCAGCATCCTGGTGTCAGTGAACCCCTACCGGCTCTACAACATCTACGGCACCGAGCAGGTGCTGCAGTACGAAAGCAGAGCCCTGGGCGAGAACCCCCC GCACCTCTTTGCCATCGCCAGCGTCGCCTACTCCAAGGTGCTGGATGCCAAACACAACCAGTGCATTGTCATCAG TGGGGAGAGTGGCTCAGGGAAGACTGAAGCCACCAAGTTGATCCTGCGCTTCCTAGCAGCAGTCAGCCAGAAACGCAGCAGTGCCCCGCAG ATAGAG ATTCTGGAGGCGACCCCATTGCTGGAATCCTTTGGCAACGCCAAAACCGTGAGGAATGACAATTCCAGCAGATTTGGGAAATTCGTGGAAATCTTTCTGGACGA TGGACTGATCTGCGGCGCCATAACCTCGCAGTACCTGCTGGAGAAGTCCCGTGTGGTCTTCcag GCTAAGACTGAGCGCAACTACCACATCTTCTACgagatgctggcagggctgcctgcccagcagcGCCAGCGATACTGCCTGCAGGGCGCCGAGACCTACTACTACCTGAACCAG GGTGGGAACTGCGAGATTCCCGGCAAGGACGATGCGGAGGATTTCCATCGGCTGCTCAACACCATGGAGGTGCTGAGCTTCAGCGTGGAGGAGCAGAACAGCATCTTCCGGATCCTCTCCTCTGTTCTCCACTTGGGCAACGTCTACTTTGAAAAATATGAG ACCGACTGCCAGGAAATTGCAACCGTGGTGAGCGCCTCTGAGATCCTGActgtggctgagctgctgcaagtGTCCCCTGAAGGTCTCCAGAAAGCCATCACCTTCAAGGTGACG GAAACGCAACGGGAGAAGATTTTTACCCCCCTGACTGTTGAAAGTGCTGTGGATGCCAG GGATGCTATTGCCAAGACCCTCTACTCCCTGCTCTTTGGCTGGCTCACAGACCGCGTCAACAAGCTGGTGTACCCACGGCAGGAGGCCCTCTCCATCGCTATCCTGGACATCTATGGCTTCGAG GACCTCAGCTTCAATAGCTTTGAGCAACTATGCATCAACTATGCCAACGAGTACCTGCAGTTCTTCTTCAACAAGATCGTTTTCCAGGAGGAGCAG GAGGAGTACATCCGGGAGCAGATTGAGTGGAAGGAGATCCCCTTCAGTGACAACCAGCCCTGCATCGACCTCATCTCCCAGAAGCCTTATGGCATCCTCAGGATCCTCGATGACCAGAGCTGCTTCCCCCAG GCCACTGACCACACGTTCCTCCAGAAGTGTCATTACCACCATGGGACAAACCCACTGTACACCAAGCCAAAGATGCCCCTCCCTGAGTTCACCATCAAGCACTATGCAGGGAAGGTGACCTACCAG GTTCACAAGTTTTTGGATAAAAACTATGACCAGGTCCGTCAGGATGTGCTGGACCTGTTCCTCAGCAGCAGGACCAAG GTGGTGGCCAACCTCTTCTTCGGCCATGCCCAGGTCTTGGCCCGGCAAAGGAGCCTGGTCAGGAGGAGCAGCACCAGGACACGGCGGTACAAGGCCCCCACCGTGGCAGCCAGGTTCCAGCAGTCACTCCTGGAGCTGGTGGAAAAGATGGAGAG GTGCAACCCTTTCTTCGTGCGCTGTATCAAACCCAACAACAAGAAG GAGCCAGGGCTCTTTGAGGCTGACCTGGTCAGCAGCCAGCTGCGGTACTCAGGGATCCTGGAGACCATCCGCATCCGCAAGGAAGGCTTCCCCATCCGTATCCCTTTCCTCGTCTTCATAGACAG GTACCGCTGCCTTGTTGACATGTGGTCTAGCATCATTCCCAACGGAGCCAACTGCGTGGAGATGCTGAGGAATCTCTGCGCCGTCGACCCCAGCATGTACTACGTCGGCGTCACCAAG ctcttcctGAAGGAGCAGCTGTACCAGGCACTGGAGGGCAAGCGGTCCCGTGCCCACCACCTGGCTGCGCTCACGCTCCAGCGCTACGCTCGCACCTTCTTCATCAAGCGCCGCTTCCGCTCCCTCCGCCGAAAGATTGTCCTCCTGCAGACCCGGGCGCGGGGCTAcctagccag GCAGCGGTACCGGCGCATGCGGCGCACACTCATCAAGTTCAGGTCGCTGGTGCACATCTACGTGAACCGTCGGCGGTACCTCAag AGGAAGGAGGATGCCCGCcggcaggcagaggaggagaaggagagggtgaAGCAG GAGCTGACaaggagggaggtggtggacgtCACCCACCTGGAGATCCCGGCCGAGCTCatggggctgctggaggctgccGTAG CCTCCCGGGGGGTGAACGACGGCTGCGTGGTCCTTGTTCCGCCGCCGGCGCTGATACCCGACTCGCAGCTCACCCTCCCGCTCGACATCAACGACTACTCCATGGCCAAGTACGTGCGGGTCCACTTCCAG GAACCAGCATTCGGGATGCTGACAGCCCCGCTGACGGCCCCACTCACCCGGCTGGATGAGGATCTGTGCCACGAGGCACTCAGCGTCTTCCAGCTG ATCCTGCGGTTCATGGGGGACCCAGGGCTGGGCGGTGCACAGGAGACCCTCTTTGGCAACTACATCGTGCAGAAGGGGTTGTCAGTGCCAGGGCTGCGGGACGAGCTCCTGGCACAAGCTGCCAACCAGGTCTGGCGTAACACCAACGTCAACAACGAGGAgcggggctggctgctgctggctgcctgcctcagtgccttttccccttctgctgccTTCGACAAGTACCTGCTCAA GTTTGTGTCCGACTACGCCTTTGCTGGCTACAAGCCGGTGTGCCAGCGCAAGCTGATGCAGGCCATGGCACGCTCCCAGCTGGGCACCGCCGCTGCCCGCACCTTCCCGCCCTCACTGCTGGAGTGGACAGCGAACCGTCGGCAAGCCAGCATGGCACTGGACCTCCACTGCTTCAAcg gtgaCCAGTTCTCCTGCCCTGTCCACTCCTGGAGCACTGGCGAGGACCTGGCAGGGGATGTCCTGAAGCACAG GGGGCTGGTGGAGGGCTGGCGTGGCTGGTCTGTGGCCATGAAGGCAGGTGCCCAGTGGGCTGAGCTGGCTGGCCACGACTATGTCCTGGACCTCATCTCCGACCTCGAGCTGCTGCGAGGCTTCCCCAAACAGAAGTCCTGCTTCCTCGTCGCATGGGAGGGGGCTGGGAgacacagcagggacagccgGGC GATGCTGGGACATGGCTTCGATTTGGATGAAGTGCCTCCTCCCCCAGCTGTGAAAGCCCCCACGCTGCCATCCACCGAGCCCTATCACCCCCACG AAGGGGAATTTGGAGAGCCACGCAGCCAGAAGGGTCTGGACCGATACCTGGACAGCCTCTTTGACCCTGTGCTCTCCTATGGCAATGGG gagctggagaagccagCTGCCATCTCACAGAGGATGAAAGGAGGAGGTGGCGTGGGAGGTGGGGACAGTGGTGGTGACACCCAGCAGAGTGGACCCCCAGTCCCTGCGAACACACGTCAGCCAAGAG GTGCAGATCCAGCCACGTCCCTGCAGCCACCTCAGTCCTTG ggcagagcagcagaaggggcACCAGCACGTCCTGCCCAGCCCCGGCCCTACTCGCGGAAAGCTG CACCCATGGGCCGGCGGTGGCCGGGCGAGCCAGTGCGGAATTCCCGGCTCAACTCGGAGCACTTCCCACGGCCCACACACGACATCCGCAACATCATCCGGCAGTGCCAGCCTGCCCCACGCGGCTCCCAGCCCCCCAG caaGCTCTTTGGGAAGAAGCTGGACCCCCATGAGGAAGCCATGCAGATACTGAaggagcagctctcagcagctcagGTGCCTGCAGCTGGG gggcccagggagctggtggccaCAGTGAAGCCGGTCACCAGCAGCAGATACCAGCTGCGAGCACCACCAGGGCGTCTGGCAGCCATGAGGCCCCCAG TCTCTGTCTCACGGGAACTGCCATCTGAGGGGCAGCAGGTCCAGACCCAGCTGCACCGGAGCTGCAGTGAGGACTTCTACAGCTACCACAACGTGCCCTGGAGAATCTACATCCGCAAAGag GTTTTCTACCCCAAGGACAGCATCAACAACCCACTGCTGCTTGACCTCATCTTCCGGCAG ATCTTCAGTGACACCCTCTCTGACACCTGCATCCGGATCAGCCAGGAGGAGAGGCTCCGCCTGAAATCCCTCTTTG ctgaaaacaaactGGACTCCTTCAGCCCCGTGGCCACTGAGAGCGTCAAGAGGGAGATCATCACCGCGGCCAGGGACGGCTGCGAGGTTTATTTCTCTCGCCTCTTCCCCGCCACG ggcagcGTGGGTACAGGTGTGCAGATTCTGGCTGTGTCCCACACTGGTGTCAAGCTGCTGCGGCTGGTGAAAGGCACCAATGTCCCCGGGGAGCAGCTGCGGGTGCTGCGGGCATACAG CTACGCCGAGGTGCTCTTTGTGACCACCCCGTCCAGGAACATGCTGGAGTTCAACCTATGCAGCGAGAAGCTCATCCTCTTCTCCCCCAAAGCCCCCCAGGTCAAGGCCATGGTCGACCACTTCATCACAGAGCTCAGGAAG GACTCCCAGTACGTGGTGGCTGTGAGGAACTACAGCCCAGAGGACAGGAGGCAGCTCAGCTTCCACAAAGGGGACATCATTCACCTGCAGCCACTGAAGAATCCTGAGAGAG ACCACTATTATGGCTGCGTGGTCCGCAAGAAGGTGATGTACCTGGAGGAGCTGAAGTCAGGCACCCAGGATTTTG GGTGGAAGTTCGGGGCCATCCACGGCAGGTCAGGGCTCTTCCCCACTGAGTTTGTCCAGCCCGTGGCAGCTCCTGACTTCGTCCATTTGCCTgcggagaagaaggaggaaccCAGAGACAAGCAGGGCAAGGTGGCAGCTTCGGCAGCCGTGGCTGTGGCCGTGGCCTCCACAGCCGTGGCCCAGGAGCTGGACCGGAAAACTGAG GTGTCCCCTTCCAGCACCACCTTCACGGAGGCTCCAGAgggagagcagctggcagctggagcagggaccTGCCCCATGCTGGCCTTTGCCCAGCAGTATTTCCGTGTGGCACAGCATGGGACCAT GGACTCCTGTGGGACCAAGGACAATGTGCTGGAGATGTTGACATTCACCAAG ATCCCTATCCAGGAGTCACTCATTGAATTCATGGATGGTGGCATCAGCAAGCTGGCCACTGAGGCATTCCAAG CTGTGATGAAGTTCATGGGTGACTACCCTCCACGGGGGCACACGGATCTGGACACCATCTGCACCATCCTCAAG ctgtgtgcagagcaTGAGGTGCTGCGGGACGAGCTGTACTGCCAGGTCATCAAGCAGATCACCAACAACACCAGCTCCAAGCC ggacagctgccaGAAGGGCTGGAGGCTCCTCTACATTCTTGCTGCCTACTACAAGTGCTCCGAGGTGCTCCggcccttcctcctcaccttcTTGCAGAACGCCAGCAGCCACCCTGAGCTGCCTTTCCAGG GCATCGCCAAAGCCTGTGAGCAAAACCTGCGGAAAACATTCCAGTTTGGAGGCCGCAACCttttccccagcagcatggagctgagggccatggtg GCTGGGCGCAGCGCCAAGCGccagctcttcctcctgcctggaggcATCGAGAGGCACCTCAAGATCAAGACGTGCTCG GTGGCTCTGGACGTGATCGAGGAGCTGTGCTGCGagatggggctgcagcagcccgAGGCTCTCGATGAGTACATCCTCTTCGTGGTGACAGAGAGAG GGCAGAGCGTGCGGCCGCTGACTCGCCGGGAATACGTCCTGGACGTGGCCGCCGAGACGGAGCGCAGGGACAGCAACTACACCTTCTGGTGCCGCCGCGTGGTCTGGAGCCAGCCCCTCAAGTTTGACAATGAGCTCTACGTCACTGTCCACTACAACCAG GTTCTCCCTGACTACCTCAAGGGGCTGTTCACTGTCCTGCCGCCGGCCAGGCCAGCGGAGCAGCACTTCCCACACGTGGCCAAgctggctgccctccagcaccGAGCCAAGGACCACCACCACATCCCCACCAC GAGGGAGATGCAGGACTACATCCCCCCGCAGCTCTTCCGCCTGCTGAAGGCCCAGTCCTGGCTCCACATGGTGACCCAGCACATGCAGCAAACCCAGGCCCTCAGTGCCCACCAGGCCAGGGCACAGTTCCTGG